One Ictalurus furcatus strain D&B chromosome 25, Billie_1.0, whole genome shotgun sequence DNA window includes the following coding sequences:
- the LOC128601323 gene encoding galectin-3 isoform X2 encodes MMNNPSSGPQGNCIWPCQSTQQPGAPAWPSQPYQPCCPYQPNQANWPGMQPTAPNWPAYQPAPPTQSVWPCPAPMGPNQLSQPISPSQTMPPSQPNQPMPPSQPNQPMPPSQPNQPMPPSQAIPPSWPSQLHNPIPPSWHGNPGQPGWPNQGPGVQQHPWPTVPPTGPVSVPFNMNFPRGIYDKLMLTIRGQVKPDAKMFTVNFLRGNDIAMHINPRFDEKGKQVLVRNHKLGDQWGQEERILQAPFPFVAGQNFEDLLFLYR; translated from the exons ATGATGAACAACCCATCATCTGGACCCCAGGGCAACTGTATATGGCCTTGCCAGAGCACTCAGCAACCAGGGGCCCCAGCGTGGCCCAGTCAACCTTACCAACCTTGCTGTCCCTATCAGCCCAACCAGGCTAACTGGCCTGGGATGCAGCCCACTGCACCAAACTGGCCAGCTTACCAGCCAGCACCACCCACCCAGTCAGTTTGGCCATGTCCTGCACCCATGGGACCTAACCAGTTAAGCCAACCAATCTCACCTAGCCAAACAATGCCACCAAGTCAACCAAACCAGCCAATGCCACCAAGTCAACCAAACCAGCCAATGCCACCAAGTCAACCAAACCAGCCAATGCCACCTAGCCAAGCAATCCCACCATCTTGGCCTTCACAGCTCCACAACCCCATTCCCCCATCATGGCATGGAAACCCCGGGCAGCCAGGATGGCCTAATCAGGGCCCTGGAGTTCAGCAGCATCCATGGCCAACTGTTCCACCCACAGGGCCTGTG TCGGTGCCTTTCAACATGAATTTTCCCCGAGGCATCTATGATAAGCTGATGCTTACAATAAGAGGACAAGTGAAGCCAGATGCAAAAAT GTTTACTGTTAATTTCCTGCGTGGTAATGACATTGCCATGCATATCAACCCACGCTTCGACGAGAAGGGGAAGCAGGTCCTTGTTCGCAACCACAAGCTGGGGGATCAGTGGGGACAAGAGGAGAGAATTCTCCAGGCACCATTTCCCTTTGTGGCAGGACAAAACTTTGAG GATCTCCTCTTCCTCTATAGATGA
- the LOC128601323 gene encoding galectin-3 isoform X1 produces the protein MMNNPSSGPQGNCIWPCQSTQQPGAPAWPSQPYQPCCPYQPNQANWPGMQPTAPNWPAYQPAPPTQSVWPCPAPMGPNQLSQPISPSQTMPPSQPNQPMPPSQPNQPMPPSQPNQPMPPSQAIPPSWPSQLHNPIPPSWHGNPGQPGWPNQGPGVQQHPWPTVPPTGPVSVPFNMNFPRGIYDKLMLTIRGQVKPDAKMFTVNFLRGNDIAMHINPRFDEKGKQVLVRNHKLGDQWGQEERILQAPFPFVAGQNFEMKILCTINEFKVAVNNTPIFEFKHRIREVNQIDRINILHDVNLTSVNVDTLP, from the exons ATGATGAACAACCCATCATCTGGACCCCAGGGCAACTGTATATGGCCTTGCCAGAGCACTCAGCAACCAGGGGCCCCAGCGTGGCCCAGTCAACCTTACCAACCTTGCTGTCCCTATCAGCCCAACCAGGCTAACTGGCCTGGGATGCAGCCCACTGCACCAAACTGGCCAGCTTACCAGCCAGCACCACCCACCCAGTCAGTTTGGCCATGTCCTGCACCCATGGGACCTAACCAGTTAAGCCAACCAATCTCACCTAGCCAAACAATGCCACCAAGTCAACCAAACCAGCCAATGCCACCAAGTCAACCAAACCAGCCAATGCCACCAAGTCAACCAAACCAGCCAATGCCACCTAGCCAAGCAATCCCACCATCTTGGCCTTCACAGCTCCACAACCCCATTCCCCCATCATGGCATGGAAACCCCGGGCAGCCAGGATGGCCTAATCAGGGCCCTGGAGTTCAGCAGCATCCATGGCCAACTGTTCCACCCACAGGGCCTGTG TCGGTGCCTTTCAACATGAATTTTCCCCGAGGCATCTATGATAAGCTGATGCTTACAATAAGAGGACAAGTGAAGCCAGATGCAAAAAT GTTTACTGTTAATTTCCTGCGTGGTAATGACATTGCCATGCATATCAACCCACGCTTCGACGAGAAGGGGAAGCAGGTCCTTGTTCGCAACCACAAGCTGGGGGATCAGTGGGGACAAGAGGAGAGAATTCTCCAGGCACCATTTCCCTTTGTGGCAGGACAAAACTTTGAG ATGAAGATCCTCTGTACAATCAATGAATTCAAAGTGGCAGTCAATAACACACCTATATTTGAGTTCAAGCACCGCATCAGAGAGGTGAACCAGATTGATCGCATCAACATCCTGCATGATGTCAATCTTACATCAGTCAATGTGGACACTCTTCCCTGA